The Paenibacillus wynnii DNA window TGACGGTTGCTCAAAGCACTTACAATATGCAGGGCAACAAACCCAATCTCGTCGGAAGGCATGGATACATGCATGAGCTCGTTAATCCTGCCGATCGCATACTCAGCCATCGCATATTCTTCAGGGTATATCTCTTTGGTCTCATACAAAAAAGGGTTATGGATAGGGATATTTTGTTCATTCCGCCGGATGGCAAAAGAAATATGATCGGTTAATGCAATATGGATATGTTCATTCAGCGGCTCACGGCTGTGCTGCATGATGTGAATAATAATTTCCTGAACGACCTCTATCAACTTTTCGTCAATCTGAGGAACGAGCTGCTTGTATTGCTCCTGCTCCTCTTGACTGCGGAGAATAAACATTTTCTCAACGGAGGAAAGCTTTATACGATCACGCACTTTGCGGTTGAATCCTATACCTTTGCCAATGACAACAACTTCGGCATATTGTGGATGTTCGGCGATAATTACATTGTTATTTAGCACTTTAGCCACGGTTATGCTGCTCACTTTGACACCTCTTTTATTTCGGAATACCTGACTTCCGGTGCAACCCTCTATCGAAGCGGCACACGAATTGATTATACTTACGCTCTCATCATAACACCAGAAATTCTATAAAAGAAGTGTACAAACCGTACTGGCAGCTTTTGTTATACAAAAAAAGTATGTCTGTAGCGGCTACAGACATACTTTGATAAATTAAATATTATTCCGCTTTTGGCAATTCTGTTATTTCCGACCGCTTATGAGTGAACCCCTTGATCAGTTCTTCAACATCAATACCGGAGACGCTTTTCAGCATTTCAGGGGCGGTGGACATCAGTTGGGTTACATAATTGCTTACTCGGGCTGCACCTTCACCATTGCCTGTGTCGACAACTGTTAATTTATCAATGGAGGCCAATGGTTTAGCGATCTGTCCTGCCAGCTCAGGCAGCATTTTCACAATAATATCAAGGACTGCAGCATCACCGAACTTCTGGAAGGCCTCCGCCAGTTTTTCTTTGGCTTCGGCTTCAGCGAAGCCTCGCAGCCGGATGACCTCTGCATCTGCTGTACCCTTGGCGAGCTCTGCATCAGCAATGGCCTGACCTTCCAGACGCTTCTGTGCAGACGTTGCCTTAGCTTGGGTCTCAATGCTGTACTGGAGAGCATCTGCCTCACGCATTCTTTTCGCCTTATCCGCTTCAGCCGCTTGTTCAACCGCATAACGGTCTGCTTCG harbors:
- the glcT gene encoding glucose PTS transporter transcription antiterminator GlcT, with the translated sequence MSSITVAKVLNNNVIIAEHPQYAEVVVIGKGIGFNRKVRDRIKLSSVEKMFILRSQEEQEQYKQLVPQIDEKLIEVVQEIIIHIMQHSREPLNEHIHIALTDHISFAIRRNEQNIPIHNPFLYETKEIYPEEYAMAEYAIGRINELMHVSMPSDEIGFVALHIVSALSNRHITEVKQHSVLIGDLVTLVENSLDYRIPRDSLDYSRMVTHLRFVLERLRRGETVREISSLDGLMKREYPEMYTLAWKLTKVMEQRVRIPVYAAEVSYLTVHLQRLAQKKEDEAEMEENGS